One segment of Bacteroides caecimuris DNA contains the following:
- a CDS encoding FimB/Mfa2 family fimbrial subunit → MHNNKRNIISQFTSMVLGIILVNIVFSSCERIYEDLDPCPHGVSLRFIYDYNMEYANAFPKKVDCLTLLIYDDKGNYVDTRIVTGTELQDENYRMKLDLKKGNYHFVAYGGLACEKSSFLMNHTPKGGTQYTDLRVELDEECLTNPLRKNLHGLYWGELILATADLYSEGTVEMMKNTNNVRIVLQQMSGEPVDDKDFEFEITDDNTLFNYDNNLLANGMVTYTPWSQGQVSAGVTDDEQEVIAAYAELSISRLMVSDWHSPQLKIRRKSDGKDIVDIPLINYLLMLKSDLYASMESQEFLDRESEWSMIFFLSPNLEWIKTYIKINDWTVRINNIGQ, encoded by the coding sequence ATGCATAATAATAAACGAAATATAATTTCACAGTTTACCAGTATGGTGCTTGGCATCATACTGGTAAACATTGTCTTTTCTTCGTGCGAGCGTATCTATGAAGATCTCGACCCGTGTCCGCACGGTGTATCGTTGCGCTTCATCTACGATTACAACATGGAATATGCCAATGCGTTTCCCAAAAAAGTGGATTGTCTGACGTTGCTGATTTACGATGATAAAGGCAATTATGTGGATACCCGTATTGTAACGGGCACGGAGTTGCAGGATGAGAACTACCGAATGAAACTGGACCTCAAAAAAGGGAATTATCATTTCGTGGCTTACGGCGGTCTGGCTTGTGAAAAAAGTTCTTTCCTGATGAACCATACTCCTAAAGGGGGAACACAATATACCGATTTACGGGTAGAATTGGATGAAGAATGCTTGACTAATCCTTTACGCAAAAACCTGCATGGATTGTATTGGGGCGAACTCATTCTTGCTACTGCCGACCTCTATAGCGAAGGCACTGTCGAAATGATGAAGAACACCAACAATGTGCGTATCGTATTGCAACAGATGAGTGGTGAACCGGTAGACGATAAAGACTTTGAGTTTGAAATTACTGATGATAATACTTTGTTTAATTACGACAACAACTTGCTCGCAAACGGTATGGTGACATACACTCCTTGGTCGCAAGGACAAGTTTCGGCGGGAGTCACCGATGATGAACAAGAGGTGATAGCTGCATACGCCGAATTATCTATTTCGCGATTGATGGTGAGTGACTGGCATTCGCCCCAATTAAAAATCCGCCGCAAGTCTGATGGTAAGGACATTGTAGACATTCCGCTCATCAACTATCTGCTGATGCTCAAAAGTGATTTATATGCAAGCATGGAGTCGCAGGAATTTCTCGACCGTGAAAGCGAATGGTCGATGATCTTCTTCCTAAGCCCAAATCTTGAATGGATTAAAACTTACATTAAGATTAACGATTGGACTGTAAGAATCAACAATATAGGACAATGA
- a CDS encoding Mfa1 family fimbria major subunit (Members of this family are fimbrial shaft proteins (major subunit proteins), found in the Bacteriodetes. The family is named for Mfa1 from Porphyromonas gingivalis, and is related to but distinct from the family of FimA from the species.), translating to MKRISKSLLGLLAVAFTASCADDKLGETNFDPTIYEGEKAYMTVQVTMPSAPGSRSHTDEDGGSNAGVEIGQDYENNVKRMYIVLARSTDNAFIAFGDMSDKMKQSANKQAYTGTSEITKTQLAQFYDDQDTPANKKEVNVFVFCNPTDHLIDIIRNAEYKNVTWYNELCKGDEIDKTWEPSDGGSFLMANYVIAKRQLPNTMNDWLLYSEANPFNLSGMNNAGSNSQVDNSVGGAVKVERAMARFDFKDASPKGRNTYPVVQDIAPDGTLGKYIVNVQLGKMALVNMNKAFHYLRRVSNDGLPTKQELCAPEKPWFTAPDGMGDPLEGNYVVDAWATEKSIGIKTNELKNHFDYPLFQEDGSIDNTKQDSWDTYLINDVLGNEADNDNSWNSNQQHGDYRIWRYVTENTIPGPVTNQVNGITTGIVFKGKMIATEDAVNSTDEMTQRLAKVLNYTADDLKEDSYKDPIIYMFGGNLYVSWPNVLKAVKAVAYNEETKTWSRSNPLYVAVYGEGGTGETGDDSAQDPTCANYKWNIWNQAGKPLDNKLKAFRQAATGAGITIYQSSHDEQGGWGYYCYYYYWNRHNDNGIDGQMAPMEFAVVRNNVYKLAVTNISRLGHPRISDNDPDNPTPEIPDERGDIYLTVSVDVLPWVVRINNIEF from the coding sequence ATGAAAAGAATTAGCAAATCTTTATTAGGCCTTTTAGCCGTGGCTTTCACAGCAAGTTGTGCTGATGATAAATTGGGCGAAACAAACTTTGATCCTACTATATATGAAGGAGAGAAAGCTTATATGACAGTGCAAGTGACGATGCCATCTGCTCCTGGTAGTCGTAGCCATACCGATGAAGACGGTGGTAGCAATGCCGGAGTGGAAATCGGTCAAGACTATGAAAACAATGTGAAAAGAATGTATATTGTACTTGCCCGAAGCACCGATAATGCATTTATAGCTTTTGGCGATATGTCGGACAAAATGAAACAATCGGCCAACAAACAGGCGTATACCGGAACTTCCGAAATCACCAAAACACAGTTGGCACAATTCTATGATGACCAAGATACACCTGCCAACAAGAAAGAAGTAAATGTATTTGTTTTCTGTAATCCGACCGATCATCTGATAGATATCATTCGTAATGCCGAATATAAAAATGTGACATGGTACAATGAACTCTGTAAAGGTGATGAAATAGATAAAACATGGGAGCCAAGTGATGGTGGTAGTTTCTTGATGGCAAACTATGTCATAGCTAAACGCCAGTTGCCTAATACGATGAATGACTGGTTGCTATATAGTGAAGCCAATCCTTTTAATCTTTCCGGTATGAACAATGCGGGAAGTAATTCGCAAGTAGACAACAGTGTGGGTGGTGCTGTAAAAGTGGAACGCGCAATGGCGCGCTTTGATTTCAAAGACGCTAGCCCTAAAGGAAGAAATACCTATCCGGTAGTACAGGATATTGCACCGGACGGAACTCTGGGCAAGTACATCGTAAATGTACAATTAGGCAAAATGGCTTTGGTAAACATGAATAAAGCGTTCCATTATTTGCGTAGAGTTTCTAATGACGGTTTGCCAACTAAACAAGAACTTTGTGCTCCGGAAAAACCTTGGTTTACCGCTCCGGATGGTATGGGTGATCCACTCGAAGGCAATTATGTGGTAGATGCATGGGCGACTGAAAAATCGATAGGCATCAAAACAAATGAATTGAAAAATCATTTCGATTATCCTCTTTTCCAAGAAGACGGTTCGATAGATAATACTAAACAAGACTCTTGGGACACCTATTTAATCAATGATGTTTTAGGCAATGAAGCTGATAACGATAATAGTTGGAATAGTAATCAACAACATGGTGACTATCGTATCTGGCGCTATGTGACCGAAAATACAATTCCCGGTCCTGTGACAAATCAAGTAAACGGAATCACCACCGGAATTGTATTCAAAGGAAAAATGATAGCAACCGAAGATGCTGTTAACAGCACTGATGAAATGACCCAACGTTTGGCGAAAGTTTTGAATTATACTGCCGATGATTTAAAGGAAGACTCCTATAAAGATCCTATTATCTATATGTTTGGTGGCAACTTGTATGTAAGTTGGCCCAATGTACTCAAAGCGGTAAAGGCTGTTGCATACAATGAAGAAACAAAAACCTGGAGCCGTTCGAACCCGCTTTATGTAGCTGTATACGGCGAAGGTGGAACAGGTGAAACAGGCGATGATAGTGCTCAGGATCCAACCTGCGCCAACTACAAATGGAATATTTGGAACCAGGCTGGCAAACCACTTGACAACAAGCTGAAAGCTTTCAGACAAGCAGCTACCGGTGCCGGTATCACTATTTATCAGTCAAGTCATGATGAACAAGGAGGATGGGGATATTATTGCTACTATTATTATTGGAATCGTCACAATGACAATGGTATAGATGGACAAATGGCCCCTATGGAATTTGCCGTAGTACGCAATAACGTTTATAAACTTGCCGTTACCAACATTTCACGTCTTGGTCATCCACGTATTTCCGACAACGATCCGGACAACCCGACTCCTGAAATACCGGACGAAAGAGGTGATATCTACCTGACGGTTTCAGTGGACGTACTACCGTGGGTGGTTCGCATCAATAACATTGAATTCTAA
- a CDS encoding DUF3868 domain-containing protein, with product MIIINNKIAKIAGSVLLSLLGVAGVKGQPLMNGQVTVRNLFVSRSDDKLFISMDIDVSGLEVKSNREVIFMPALASDDHTLSLPAVMIAGRNRYYHHLRNDNLRPATTQIYRRSDVSVVEYRTVVPYEKWMNTSKLVTLNEVCGCCEETLAGENKPLLALRLEPKAFVPSYIYVRPKAEPKINVLEGSAYIDFPVNRTEIHEDYRRNPVELQKILSTIDAVRNDADTRIIALSIKGYASPESPYSNNERLAKGRTQTLKEYVQRQYNFPESIISTDYEPEDWAGLERAVENSDLQNRDAILALIRSNMEPDAKEWKIKKTYPADYSWLLKNIYPGLRHSDYAVKYEVRAYTDVEEIKRLIKTQPQKLSLNEMYLAAQEMETGSEEYNETFDIAVRMFPDDEVANLNAANIAMSRGGLKSAERYLQKAGDSPQAIYARATLAALNKDFDTAKKMFEETARKGMPDAEKMLRQIEEIKL from the coding sequence ATGATTATAATAAATAATAAAATAGCTAAAATAGCAGGTAGTGTTTTGTTGTCACTACTTGGTGTGGCTGGTGTAAAAGGACAGCCGCTTATGAATGGGCAAGTGACAGTGCGAAATCTTTTCGTTTCCCGTTCGGATGACAAACTCTTCATTTCGATGGATATAGACGTATCCGGTTTGGAGGTTAAGAGCAATCGCGAAGTGATATTTATGCCGGCATTGGCAAGTGATGACCACACGTTGAGCCTGCCTGCTGTGATGATTGCCGGACGTAACCGGTATTACCATCATTTACGCAATGATAACTTGAGACCGGCGACTACGCAAATATACCGTCGCAGCGACGTATCGGTAGTGGAATATCGTACAGTGGTACCTTATGAAAAATGGATGAATACATCCAAACTTGTTACCCTGAATGAAGTGTGCGGATGTTGTGAAGAGACGCTTGCCGGCGAAAACAAACCGTTGTTGGCGCTCCGTCTTGAACCGAAGGCGTTTGTGCCTTCTTATATATATGTACGCCCGAAAGCCGAACCGAAGATCAATGTGTTGGAAGGTTCTGCTTATATCGACTTCCCTGTAAATCGTACGGAAATACATGAGGACTACCGCCGTAATCCAGTGGAATTGCAGAAGATTCTTTCTACCATTGATGCTGTACGCAACGATGCCGACACCCGCATCATAGCCCTCTCCATTAAGGGATATGCGTCGCCCGAAAGCCCATACTCCAACAACGAACGGTTGGCAAAAGGACGTACGCAGACGCTTAAGGAATATGTACAGAGACAGTATAACTTCCCCGAATCCATTATTTCCACCGACTACGAACCCGAAGACTGGGCAGGGCTGGAACGTGCCGTCGAGAACTCCGACTTGCAGAACCGCGATGCCATCCTCGCTTTGATTCGCAGCAACATGGAGCCGGATGCCAAAGAATGGAAAATCAAAAAGACTTATCCTGCCGACTACTCCTGGTTGTTGAAGAACATCTATCCGGGCTTGCGCCATTCGGACTATGCTGTGAAGTATGAAGTGCGTGCTTATACGGATGTGGAAGAGATTAAACGTCTTATCAAGACACAGCCGCAAAAGTTAAGCCTCAATGAAATGTATCTTGCTGCACAAGAAATGGAAACAGGCAGTGAGGAGTATAACGAAACATTCGACATCGCTGTGCGTATGTTCCCCGACGATGAAGTGGCCAACCTCAATGCAGCCAATATCGCCATGAGTCGTGGTGGACTTAAAAGTGCCGAACGTTACTTGCAGAAAGCCGGTGATTCACCGCAGGCTATCTATGCACGTGCTACGCTTGCTGCTTTGAACAAGGATTTCGACACAGCCAAGAAAATGTTTGAAGAAACTGCGCGCAAAGGAATGCCGGATGCAGAAAAGATGTTAAGGCAAATTGAGGAAATCAAACTCTGA
- a CDS encoding DUF3575 domain-containing protein, which produces MKRTTLFLLLALSGTFCSVARAQKVAIKTNVLYDAFLNVNAGVEVGLAPRWTFDLSADYNGWTLSHERKWKHWLLQPEARYWFCDRFAGHFVGAHALGGQYNVGGLKNNLSFLGTDFSVVSDRRYQGWFAGAGIAYGYAWILNKHWNLETELGLGWVYTRYDVYPCATCGTKLVKGKSHNYFGPTKAAVNLVYTF; this is translated from the coding sequence ATGAAACGAACGACTTTATTTCTGTTGTTAGCCTTGTCGGGGACGTTCTGTTCGGTGGCAAGAGCACAGAAAGTAGCAATTAAGACTAATGTTCTGTATGATGCGTTTTTGAATGTGAATGCAGGCGTAGAGGTAGGATTGGCCCCTCGCTGGACATTCGATTTGTCTGCCGACTACAATGGGTGGACGCTTTCCCATGAGCGGAAGTGGAAACACTGGCTTTTGCAACCGGAAGCGCGTTATTGGTTCTGCGACCGTTTTGCCGGTCATTTTGTGGGTGCCCATGCTTTAGGCGGCCAATATAACGTTGGCGGTCTGAAAAACAACCTTTCTTTTCTGGGCACAGATTTCTCTGTAGTTTCCGACCGTCGTTACCAAGGATGGTTTGCCGGTGCCGGCATTGCATACGGTTATGCATGGATATTGAATAAGCATTGGAATTTGGAAACCGAACTCGGGCTGGGCTGGGTTTATACACGCTATGATGTCTATCCATGTGCAACTTGCGGCACCAAACTTGTCAAAGGAAAATCGCACAACTATTTTGGTCCCACAAAAGCGGCTGTTAATTTGGTTTATACATTTTAA
- a CDS encoding BT4734/BF3469 family protein, producing MPNDYRMSYFMPPIAPIKDKQGQILTPPTLSPFCEVCIEQVFQMITSNEDLRLLTEQVRNAPDIRIAKTRLLPYVTPCGTFSRRSGKYFLSPSGLVIVDLDHFRSYRETEEMRRVLHDDPLLRPVLTFISPSGLGVKAFVPTYHLSTATGGKQITECMSWAMQYVETAYNTETSVSSETKTKVDFSGKDLVRSCFLSHDPEALFRNI from the coding sequence ATGCCAAACGATTACAGAATGTCCTATTTCATGCCTCCCATCGCCCCTATCAAAGACAAACAGGGACAAATACTCACTCCCCCCACACTTTCCCCCTTCTGCGAAGTCTGCATTGAACAGGTTTTCCAGATGATTACCAGCAACGAAGACCTCAGGCTCCTGACCGAGCAAGTACGCAACGCACCGGACATACGCATAGCAAAAACAAGGCTTTTGCCCTATGTAACTCCCTGCGGCACCTTCTCCCGCCGCAGCGGCAAATACTTCCTGTCCCCATCGGGGCTGGTGATAGTGGACCTGGATCATTTCCGCTCTTACCGGGAAACTGAAGAAATGCGCCGTGTATTACATGACGACCCGCTCCTCCGTCCCGTACTCACGTTTATCAGTCCCAGCGGACTGGGTGTAAAGGCCTTTGTCCCCACCTACCATTTATCCACGGCAACTGGCGGCAAACAAATCACAGAATGTATGAGTTGGGCAATGCAGTACGTAGAGACAGCGTATAATACAGAAACATCTGTTTCCTCCGAAACAAAGACCAAAGTAGATTTCTCCGGCAAAGACCTTGTGAGATCCTGCTTTCTTAGCCACGACCCCGAAGCTTTATTCAGAAACATCTAA
- a CDS encoding DUF3987 domain-containing protein, with amino-acid sequence MNNIESLRRLTETVETAGADIAPTYIEYIQLAFAIATDCGEAGRNYFHRLCRLSAKYQREHTERVFSNALATKHGDVHLGTAFHLAGIAGVELHQDSVMNKPKGTKGTEDSGATFSTHTCARYKVDNDENTGKEENTQEEEREEEELLSGSEPKQQLPTFPKADWPTLLQRIIAYGKSDALKDVMLLGALTALGATIAPHLRCSYSGKFLHPCLQYFAIAPSASGKSILSYIRLLATPIHDEIRAEVAAKMKIYKKEKAAYEALGKERAKVDAPEMPANKMFIISGNNTGTGILQNIMDSDGIGFICESEADTLSTAINADHGHWSDTLRKAFDHDCLSYNRRTDQEYREVKKSYISLNISGTPSQVKSFIPTTEDGAFSRQLFYYLYGIDQWINQFLEDDLDLEEIFTNLGLEWKKEVEQIKAHGIHTLCLTEEQKKEFNTQFSHLFQRSSIANGREMYSSIARLAVNLCRIMSIVALLRALENPHPYQVKNAPSSGLTPDKGIPEDNIKDNIITRWKLAITPDDFHAVLRLAEPLYRHATHILSFLPSTEISRRSNADRDFLFSQLGDRFTRAQMIEIAESIGIKKNTAITWLKRLTKRGILVKGDSTGVYERACVRV; translated from the coding sequence ATGAACAACATCGAATCACTACGCCGTCTCACCGAGACAGTTGAAACAGCAGGAGCAGACATCGCACCCACTTACATCGAATACATACAACTGGCATTTGCCATCGCCACAGACTGCGGCGAAGCCGGGCGCAATTATTTCCACCGTCTCTGTCGCCTGTCTGCCAAGTACCAGCGCGAACACACCGAACGGGTATTCTCCAACGCGCTCGCCACAAAACATGGTGACGTACATCTAGGCACGGCTTTCCACCTTGCCGGAATCGCAGGAGTCGAGCTCCATCAAGACAGCGTAATGAACAAGCCGAAGGGTACAAAGGGTACAGAAGATTCAGGGGCAACTTTTTCCACACACACGTGCGCGCGTTATAAGGTAGACAATGACGAAAATACCGGAAAGGAGGAAAATACCCAAGAAGAGGAAAGAGAAGAAGAGGAACTTCTCTCGGGCAGCGAACCGAAACAACAATTGCCCACCTTCCCCAAAGCCGACTGGCCCACACTCCTACAACGTATCATTGCCTATGGCAAAAGCGACGCCCTGAAAGACGTTATGCTTTTAGGAGCATTGACAGCCCTGGGTGCAACCATCGCCCCACACTTGCGCTGTTCCTATAGCGGCAAATTCCTGCATCCCTGCCTTCAGTATTTTGCCATCGCTCCTTCCGCTTCCGGCAAGAGTATCCTCTCTTACATCCGGCTGCTTGCCACTCCCATTCACGACGAAATCCGTGCGGAAGTGGCAGCAAAGATGAAAATCTACAAGAAAGAGAAAGCCGCCTACGAGGCATTGGGCAAAGAACGAGCGAAAGTGGACGCACCGGAAATGCCCGCCAACAAGATGTTCATCATTTCGGGTAACAACACCGGCACAGGTATCCTGCAAAATATTATGGACTCTGACGGAATAGGATTTATCTGCGAATCTGAAGCGGATACCCTCTCTACCGCCATCAATGCAGACCATGGACATTGGAGCGATACCCTCCGCAAAGCCTTCGACCACGACTGCCTGTCTTACAACCGCCGCACCGACCAGGAATACCGTGAAGTGAAGAAAAGCTACATCTCCCTCAACATTTCCGGCACACCGTCGCAAGTGAAATCCTTCATCCCCACCACGGAAGACGGAGCCTTCTCCCGCCAATTGTTCTACTACCTCTACGGCATCGACCAATGGATCAACCAATTTTTGGAAGACGACCTGGATCTCGAAGAAATCTTTACCAACCTCGGATTGGAATGGAAAAAAGAAGTGGAACAGATAAAAGCACATGGAATACATACGCTCTGTCTTACCGAGGAGCAGAAAAAAGAATTCAACACGCAATTCTCCCACCTCTTCCAACGCTCGAGCATAGCCAACGGCAGGGAGATGTACAGCTCCATCGCCCGCCTGGCTGTCAATCTATGCCGCATCATGTCGATAGTGGCCCTGCTGCGTGCCCTCGAAAACCCGCATCCCTACCAAGTGAAGAACGCTCCCTCCTCGGGACTGACTCCGGATAAGGGCATTCCCGAAGATAACATCAAAGACAACATCATCACCCGTTGGAAGCTTGCCATCACCCCTGACGATTTCCACGCAGTGCTCCGTCTTGCGGAACCGCTCTACCGCCATGCCACACACATTCTCTCGTTCCTTCCTTCCACGGAAATCAGCCGGCGTTCCAATGCCGACCGCGACTTCCTCTTCTCGCAGTTGGGCGACCGTTTCACTCGTGCACAAATGATAGAGATAGCAGAATCCATCGGAATTAAGAAAAATACCGCCATCACTTGGTTGAAACGACTGACGAAGCGAGGCATATTAGTGAAGGGAGATAGCACCGGAGTATATGAACGCGCATGTGTGCGTGTGTGA
- a CDS encoding DUF4248 domain-containing protein yields the protein MNEFRIRAYGRMELAQLYSPELTDIAAYRKMKKWIERCPGLLQRLYDLGYQPEHRSYTPLEVRVIVDALGEP from the coding sequence ATGAACGAATTCAGAATACGTGCCTACGGGCGCATGGAACTGGCGCAACTCTATTCTCCCGAACTTACTGATATTGCCGCTTACCGAAAAATGAAAAAGTGGATAGAGCGGTGTCCCGGACTGCTGCAACGCTTGTACGACTTGGGCTATCAACCGGAGCACCGTTCATATACGCCTTTGGAGGTGAGGGTGATTGTGGATGCATTAGGAGAACCTTAA
- a CDS encoding DNA-binding protein, whose translation MIRYKIYQNQQKKGLNAGKWFARAVSDETFDLAKLAEHMSKHNSPYSGGVIKGVLSDMVDCIKELLLDGKCVKIDDLAIFGVGIRSKAADTLEEFSLEKNVTGMRLKARATGNLSTTNLKLDSQLKQLAEYQKPTTTGSGSDSGDNPDPKPDGGGEAPDPAA comes from the coding sequence ATGATTCGTTACAAAATTTATCAGAACCAGCAGAAGAAAGGCTTGAATGCGGGTAAGTGGTTCGCCCGTGCAGTAAGCGATGAGACGTTTGATTTGGCAAAGCTTGCCGAACACATGTCGAAGCACAATTCACCATATTCCGGTGGTGTCATCAAAGGTGTGCTTTCGGATATGGTAGATTGTATCAAGGAGTTGTTGCTGGACGGCAAATGTGTGAAAATTGATGATCTTGCCATTTTTGGTGTGGGTATTCGCAGTAAGGCAGCCGATACGCTGGAAGAGTTCTCGTTGGAGAAAAATGTTACTGGCATGCGTCTGAAAGCTCGTGCCACCGGTAACTTATCAACTACCAACTTGAAACTCGACAGTCAGTTGAAGCAGCTGGCGGAATATCAGAAACCGACAACTACCGGAAGTGGTTCTGATTCGGGTGATAACCCTGATCCGAAACCAGACGGAGGTGGCGAAGCACCCGACCCGGCTGCTTAA
- a CDS encoding smalltalk protein — protein sequence MSKSSSSRSVWSFIIKVIITVATAVGGLLGVQSCI from the coding sequence ATGAGCAAATCATCCTCTTCCCGCTCTGTATGGAGCTTCATTATCAAAGTAATCATCACCGTTGCCACCGCTGTTGGGGGCTTGCTCGGAGTACAAAGTTGCATATAG
- a CDS encoding N-acetylmuramoyl-L-alanine amidase: MRTITLIIIHCSATPEGKSLSAEACRQDHILHRGFRDIGYHFYITRDGEIHRGRALEKVGAHCRNHNSHSIGVCYEGGLNADGKPKDTRTMEQRGSLLALLRELRRQFPKALIVGHRDLNPMKGCPCFDCVKEYRDV; encoded by the coding sequence ATGCGAACTATTACACTGATTATCATTCATTGCAGTGCCACGCCGGAAGGAAAATCCCTTTCGGCGGAGGCTTGCCGACAAGATCATATCCTGCACCGTGGTTTCCGTGATATTGGCTATCATTTTTACATTACTCGCGACGGGGAGATCCACCGGGGACGTGCGTTAGAAAAGGTCGGGGCACACTGCCGTAATCATAATAGCCATTCAATAGGTGTCTGTTATGAAGGTGGACTGAATGCGGATGGCAAACCCAAGGATACTCGCACAATGGAACAACGGGGCTCGCTGCTTGCTTTATTGCGTGAATTACGACGGCAGTTTCCCAAAGCGTTGATTGTGGGACATCGGGATTTGAACCCAATGAAAGGGTGTCCGTGCTTTGATTGTGTGAAGGAATATCGGGATGTATAG
- a CDS encoding transposase → MAYKKGEERQQKVLFPDCIDDYVEEDAPVRLFDAFVDSLDMGKLEFIRNIPKATGSPGYDPRDLLKLYIYGYFYQVRSSRKLARECKCNVEVMWLLGKLYPDFRTISDFRKDNKDSITKVFKEFNKFCMGLKLFSKSYISIDGSKFKAVNAKDNNFTLNKLDDRIKRLDEHITLYMEELDSCDREEGRKLSREELEHKLNVCKERKARYEAYRTTLEESNEKQISLTDPDARLMKANEGFCVGYNMQTAVDADSHMIAGFRVTNSPTDHGQITNVATDVKKDYGIDILETTADKGYECPEDHTDALASGIVPNVIRRDGGCTEQVEFEYIGNTITDEQKVSTNPEDLKACLQAGVIPDVYNGILTDMEIVEVKKRTLPTSDSAVLDMTSEQMRAKALEGFFVRDAERNLVYCPQGEILRQKSIKRNGNIRYCNKLACKKCKCKCTISKFKEADFSKDDLIKVADTRRKQDAANDGNANLKPTRITVMKKVVRYVLHLDQKKMDNRKCLSEHPFGTIKRTLGYYYFLLKGFAKVGAEMGLLCLSYNLRRAISLKGVPALLAALR, encoded by the coding sequence ATGGCATATAAGAAAGGTGAAGAACGACAACAGAAAGTACTTTTCCCCGATTGCATAGACGACTATGTTGAGGAGGATGCTCCGGTTCGTTTGTTTGATGCATTCGTTGATAGTTTGGATATGGGCAAGTTAGAGTTTATACGGAACATTCCCAAAGCCACGGGAAGTCCCGGGTACGACCCTCGTGACCTGTTAAAACTGTATATTTATGGTTACTTTTACCAAGTGCGTTCATCGCGCAAGTTGGCCCGTGAGTGCAAATGCAACGTGGAGGTGATGTGGCTACTGGGCAAATTATATCCTGATTTTCGCACCATTTCCGATTTTCGCAAGGATAATAAGGATAGCATAACTAAAGTATTCAAGGAGTTCAATAAGTTCTGCATGGGGTTGAAGCTCTTCTCCAAGTCATACATATCTATTGACGGAAGCAAGTTCAAGGCTGTAAATGCCAAGGATAACAATTTTACGCTCAACAAACTTGACGACCGTATCAAACGTTTGGATGAACATATCACTTTATACATGGAAGAGCTTGACTCATGCGATCGGGAAGAAGGTCGCAAACTTTCCAGAGAAGAACTTGAGCACAAACTGAATGTCTGTAAAGAACGCAAAGCCCGTTACGAAGCATACCGCACTACATTAGAGGAGTCTAATGAAAAACAGATATCGCTTACTGACCCGGATGCAAGACTGATGAAAGCGAATGAAGGTTTCTGCGTAGGCTATAACATGCAGACGGCTGTTGACGCGGACAGCCACATGATTGCCGGCTTCCGGGTCACTAACAGTCCTACTGACCATGGCCAAATAACAAACGTAGCTACAGATGTGAAAAAAGACTATGGGATTGACATCCTTGAGACTACAGCAGACAAGGGCTATGAATGCCCCGAAGACCATACCGACGCACTTGCATCGGGCATTGTACCCAATGTCATCCGGCGTGACGGTGGCTGCACCGAGCAGGTTGAGTTTGAGTACATTGGAAACACCATAACCGATGAACAGAAAGTTAGTACCAACCCCGAGGACTTGAAGGCATGTCTTCAAGCCGGAGTAATTCCCGATGTCTACAACGGAATCTTAACTGATATGGAAATTGTTGAGGTAAAAAAGCGTACATTGCCGACATCCGATTCAGCAGTGCTGGACATGACTTCCGAACAAATGCGTGCCAAAGCTCTTGAAGGCTTCTTCGTTAGGGATGCCGAACGTAACCTTGTCTATTGTCCGCAAGGTGAGATTCTTAGACAGAAATCCATTAAACGAAACGGCAATATACGTTACTGCAACAAGTTGGCCTGCAAGAAATGCAAATGCAAGTGTACCATATCCAAGTTCAAGGAAGCGGACTTTAGTAAGGATGATCTAATAAAGGTTGCTGATACCCGAAGGAAACAAGATGCAGCAAATGACGGCAATGCGAATCTGAAACCAACAAGAATAACCGTTATGAAAAAGGTGGTACGCTATGTGCTACATCTTGACCAAAAGAAAATGGATAATCGCAAATGTTTGTCGGAACATCCGTTCGGGACAATTAAAAGAACGCTCGGATACTACTATTTTTTACTAAAAGGTTTTGCAAAAGTAGGTGCAGAGATGGGATTGCTCTGTCTATCCTATAACCTACGTCGTGCTATAAGTCTCAAAGGTGTACCCGCACTGCTTGCCGCACTCCGATAA